A single Phoenix dactylifera cultivar Barhee BC4 chromosome 1, palm_55x_up_171113_PBpolish2nd_filt_p, whole genome shotgun sequence DNA region contains:
- the LOC103714233 gene encoding U-box domain-containing protein 13-like, producing MAKCERGDDGGFRLWPVFSVAAFRRKLLEAMMCGVSRHRRKGGAAFGSPERQPRNHGSERLAELLRAEFSEAGSDEAEADTRRKIEALEELQRVVGSLPTGDGDNAGADRRKEAAGEVRRLAKDDAEARETLAMLGAIPPLVGMLDSPDPDLQIAALYALLNLGIGNDLNKEAIVKAGAVHKMLSLIESGSSPSVSEAIVVNFLGLSALDSNKPIIGSSGAVPFLVNAFKNTNATTSGGGSSQARRDALRALFNLSIAAANTPHLIEADLVPCLLAAIGDMEVSERVLSVLSNIVAAPEGRRAVRRSRDAFPILVDVLHWSDAAGCQEKAAYVLMVMAHKACGDRAAMIEAGIMSSLLELTLLGSPLAQKRASRILEILSVAKGKQISEGFGEGGGGCSGVPAVSAPLIGGTAEGEEEEEAGMSEERRAVRQLVQQSLQSNMRRIVRRANLPQDFAPSDHLKALTASSTSKSLPF from the exons ATGGCGAAATGCGAGCGAGGCGACGACGGGGGGTTCCGCCTGTGGCCGGTCTTCTCCGTGGCGGCATTTCGCCGGAAGCTGctggaggccatgatgtgcggAGTCTCCAGGCACCGGCGGAAGGGCGGCGCCGCCTTCGGGTCTCCGGAGCGGCAGCCGAGGAACCATGGGTCGGAGAGGCTGGCAGAGCTGCTGCGGGCAGAGTTCTCGGAGGCCGGCTCCGACGAGGCGGAGGCGGATACGAGGCGGAAGATCGAGGCTTTGGAGGAGCTCCAGCGCGTGGTGGGGAGCCTTCCGACCGGCGACGGGGACAATGCGGGAGCGGACCGCCGGAAGGAGGCCGCCGGGGAAGTGCGGCGGCTTGCTAAGGACGACGCGGAGGCGAGGGAGACGCTTGCGATGCTTGGCGCCATCCCTCCCCTGGTGGGAATGCTCGATTCCCCGGATCCCGACTTGCAGATCGCGGCGCTCTACGCCCTTCTCAATCTAGGGATCGGCAATGACTT GAACAAGGAAGCTATAGTGAAGGCCGGAGCCGTGCACAAAATGCTGAGCCTGATCGAATCGGGGAGCTCGCCGTCGGTCTCCGAAGCGATCGTCGTGAACTTCCTCGGCCTCAGCGCTCTGGATTCCAACAAGCCGATCATCGGCTCCTCCGGCGCGGTTCCGTTCCTCGTGAACGCCTTCAAGAACACTAACGCCACCACCAGCGGCGGGGGCTCCTCTCAGGCGAGGCGTGACGCACTCCGGGCGCTCTTCAACCTCTCCATCGCCGCCGCCAACACCCCCCACCTCATTGAGGCCGACCTCGTCCCCTGCCTCCTGGCGGCGATCGGCGACATGGAGGTGAGCGAGAGGGTCCTCTCGGTGCTCTCCAACATAGTCGCCGCGCCGGAGGGGCGGCGGGCGGTGAGGCGATCCCGGGACGCGTTTCCAATCTTGGTCGACGTCCTCCACTGGTCGGACGCCGCGGGGTGCCAGGAGAAGGCGGCGTACGTGCTGATGGTGATGGCCCACAAGGCCTGCGGCGATCGGGCGGCCATGATCGAGGCCGGGATCATGTCCTCCCTTCTCGAGCTCACGCTTCTGGGGAGCCCCCTGGCCCAGAAGAGAGCGTCAAGAATTCTCGAAATCCTGAGCGTGGCCAAGGGGAAGCAGATCTCGGAGGGGTTCGGCGAGGGGGGAGGAGGGTGCTCCGGCGTGCCGGCGGTGTCGGCGCCGCTCATCGGAGGGACagcggagggggaggaggaggaggaggcggggatGAGCGAGGAGAGGAGGGCGGTGAGGCAATTGGTGCAGCAGAGCTTGCAGAGTAACATGAGGAGGATCGTGCGGCGGGCCAACCTCCCGCAGGATTTCGCGCCGTCCGATCACCTGAAGGCGCTCAccgcctcctccacctccaagAGCTTGCCTTTCTAA
- the LOC103714251 gene encoding stromal cell-derived factor 2-like protein: protein MALSLLALSAFLLLGIDLEEGSVFPAAAAPEGVEITYGSVIKLMHERTKFRLHSHEVPYGSGSGQQSVTGSPNVDDSNSYWIVRPVPDSSAKQGDVIQSRTIIRLQHMRTRRWLHSHLHASPISGNLEVSCFGGENESDTGDFWWLEVEGSGKTWRQDQRVRLRHVDTGGYLHSHDKKYTRIAGGQQEVCGVRDKRPDNVWLAAEGVYLPVSGSK, encoded by the exons ATGGCCCTCTCCCTCCTCGCCCTCTCCGccttcctcctcctcggcaTCGACCTCGAGGAGGGCTCCGTcttccccgccgccgccgccccagaGGGCGTCGAG ATTACATATGGGAGTGTTATTAAATTGATGCACGAGAGGACGAAGTTTCGGTTGCATTCGCACGAGGTGCCCTACGGGTCGGGGAGCGGGCAGCAGTCAGTCACTGGCTCTCCCAATGTTGATGATTCGAACAGCTATTGG ATTGTAAGGCCTGTTCCAGATTCATCTGCCAAACAAGGTGATGTCATTCAAAGCAGAACTATTATTAGGTTACAACATATGAGGACTCGAAGATGGCTACATAGTCACTTGCATGCTTCCCCAATATCTGGTAACCTGGAG GTGAGCTGTTTTGGAGGAGAGAACGAGTCGGATACTGGTGATTTTTGGTG GCTTGAAGTTGAGGGTAGTGGGAAAACATGGAGGCAAGACCAGAGAGTAAGACTTCGACATGTTGATACTGGAGGTTACCTGCACAGCCATGACAAGAAGTACACGCGGATAGCTGGAGGGCAGCAGGAG GTCTGTGGTGTTCGAGATAAGCGTCCTGATAATGTCTGGCTAGCAGCAGAGGGTGTATACCTTCCAGTTAGCGGAAGCAAGTAG
- the LOC103714234 gene encoding NADP-dependent glyceraldehyde-3-phosphate dehydrogenase gives MAGKGVFEEIIDGDVYKYYTDGEWRKSPSGKSVSVINPTTRKPQYKVQACTQEEVNKVMESAKAAQKSWARTPLWKRAELLHKAAAILKEHKAPIAECLVKEIAKPAKDAVTEVVRSGDLVSYTAEEGVRILGEGKFLLSDSFPGNNRSKYCLSSKIPLGVVLAIPPFNYPINLAVSKIAPALISGNSLVLKPPTQGAVSALHMVHCFHLAGFPKGLISCVTGKGSEIGDFLTMHPGVNCISFTGGDTGIAISKKSGMIPLQMELGGKDACIVLEDADLDLAAANIVKGGFSYSGQRCTAVKVVLVMESVADALVEKVKAKVARLTVGPPEEDCDITPVVSESSANFIEGLVMDAKEKRATFCQEFQREGNLIWPLLLDHVRPDMRIAWEEPFGPVLPVIRINSVEEGIHHCNASNFGLQGCVFTRDINKAIMISDAMETGTVQINSAPARGPDHFPFQGLKDSGIGSQGITNSINMMTKIKSVVINLPSPSYTMG, from the exons ATGGCTGGAAAAGGGGTGTTCGAGGAGATCATCGACGGGGATGTGTACAAGTACTACACGGATGGGGAGTGGAGGAAGTCGCCTTCGGGGAAGTCGGTTTCCGTCATTAATCCGACGACGAGGAAGCCTCAGTACAAAGTTCAAG CATGCACGCAGGAGGAGGTGAACAAGGTGATGGAGTCTGCGAAGGCGGCGCAGAAGTCATGGGCCCGGACGCCGCTGTGGAAGCGGGCGGAGCTCCTTCACAAGGCGGCAGCCATCCTCAAAGAGCACAAGGCCCCCATCGCCGAGTGCCTCGTCAAGGAGATCGCCAAGCCCGCCAAGGACGCCGTCACAGAG gtggtgAGGTCGGGGGATCTGGTATCTTACACCGCGGAAGAGGGAGTTCGGATACTTGGGGAGGGAAAGTTTCTGCTCTCTGATAGTTTTCCTGGCAACAACCGGAGCAAGTACTGCCTGAGTTCCAAG ATACCTCTTGGAGTCGTTTTGGCCATTCCACCCTTCAACTATCCCATCAACTTAGCGGTCTCCAAAATTGCTCCTGCACTTATTTCTGGCAATTCCCTTGTGCTCAAGCCTCCCACTCAG GGTGCTGTATCTGCTCTACACATGGTACACTGCTTTCACTTGGCTGGATTCCCAAAAGGCCTGATCAGTTGTGTCACGGGCAAAGGCTCGGAAATAGGAGATTTTCTGACAATGCATCCTGGGGTGAACTGTATAAG CTTTACTGGGGGTGATACTGGAATTGCCATTTCAAAGAAGTCAGGCATGATCCCTCTCCAGATGGAGCTTGGAGGGAAGGATGCATGCATTGTGCTTGAAGATGCTGATCTTGATTTGGCTGCTGCGAATATAGTGAAAGGAGGTTTCTCTTATAG TGGTCAAAGATGCACAGCTGTTAAGGTTGTCCTAGTTATGGAATCAGTAGCTGATGCTCTTGTAGAGAAGGTGAAGGCCAAGGTGGCAAGACTCACAGTTGGTCCGCCGGAGGAGGATTGTGATATCACTCCCGTTGTATCGGAATCCTCTGCAAATTTCATTGAAGGATTGGTTATGGATGCGAAAGAAAAACGAGCCACATTTTGCCAGGAGTTCCAGAGAGAGGGGAACCTCATTTGGCCACTGCTGTTAGATCATGTCCGGCCTGATATGAGAATTGCTTGGGAGGAACCCTTTGGACCAGTCTTGCCAGTAATCCGGATCAACTCTGTTGAAGAAGGTATCCATCACTGCAATGCTAGCAATTTTGGGCTCCAG GGATGTGTTTTTACAAGGGACATCAACAAAGCAATAATGATCAGCGATGCCATGGAGACAGGAACAGTTCAGATCAATTCAGCACCGGCACGTGGGCCTGACCATTTCCCCTTCCAG GGTCTGAAGGACAGTGGTATTGGATCACAGGGAATTACTAACAGTATCAACATGATGACAAAAATCAAGAGCGTTGTTATTAACTTACCATCTCCATCCTACACCATGGGTTAA